A stretch of Kaistella flava (ex Peng et al. 2021) DNA encodes these proteins:
- a CDS encoding T9SS type A sorting domain-containing protein encodes MGIGGYAEFYSDSCGGTFLGKISSLPGNITVNKLSATTTYFVKYKNICGETECLSTLTTNTVSIGASASARPLCFNVAAQNASIEYSGTEGSPTKYSITWGDAAIAAGLKNQVDTVFPFTATAGTLNTIAVPAGIATGTYTGSITVKNADGFVSFTNAFTVTVNAVPAVTFTSQPAAFVCANIDVTYSTQESRSNYIWSVSGVLGTDYTITAGGTGNNSNTLTLKWITDGSKTVTVNYKNDSGCSAVSAASATTAVNPFSAGTVAGPQTICYGTSPAALTLSGHTGGVKNWQKATTADFTTGVEDIVSIATTLPSVTIGNLTVNTYFRALVQGVCTDNYSKPVLITVNPLAVGGIVSLAQTICSGTIPSDLILSGQTGTVISWQKAEDIEFTKGVATINNKSNILPGTGMGKITADTYFRAVVQSGACSAVNSEPVLIKVYDVVRNNYLSYAHGTSGLVSATTAEDAKTVLTAPVGTYFATVNFASYGSPTGISPNFVISNACHAATSQSKSEEYLLGKTGTVTIPNATNAFFGIDPCSGTLKHFNVVASYAQPVCKGEKVTITGTVPTGGTGTYTYQWESSTVSATAGFVPLAGANGIDYTSSELTQTTWFRRVVTSCALSTSSIVMVRVNPDLNPGAIANTGQTICSGNTPNMIISSVEAGGGDGTIIYSWRSSVDNYGEDILGATGATYTPLSNLKVTTSYRRYAKDGTCNTTPTVSANTWTVTVNPVSIGGVVSDAQTICSGTAPVDITLSGQIGEVTKWQKATNIDFTTGVIDITSTETTLTGNTIGNLTANTYFRAVVQSGACSVSNSTPVLITVNPNLPASVSIAANTATTICLGTSVTFTATHTNGGLAPTYQWKVNGADVPGATSSTYTTTTLADGAKVTVVMTSNASPCSTGSPATSNVITMTVGSTSKYSSVTGWDHFPNANGLDAVEIASNYSTDLGSFSACSCTVNSGATLTVSKDTFVKVQNHIINNGSILVQSDGNLIQVNDNGTYTGAPTAFTVERISNMKRLDYTYWGSPVKGQIFQKFSPSTVSTRFLEYHENDDIFYPVTWTKEFEIAKGYAIRAPNNFTDARKDFIGPFIGAPNNGVQNFSLASSHTDGGYNLVGNPYASNIDFEKLLSVKDSEGNSNSFKIYGTAYFWTNIVRPPEVQVGSDYDGYNYATYNGTGGVEGASSVGGESIEPTQFIKVGQGFIIKAKSTANAQLLVFNNSIRSDSNDSNFFSKGNASAKDRYWLKLTTPALNVNTILIGYVPHATNSFELDYDAPLMTIGSDSFYSILDQNRLGIQGRQYPLNTLDVVQLGSNQYESGNYTISLDKREGIFDNGQNIYLKDHQTGTLTNILEGSYTFTANAGLTDGRFEIVYQNDLVLATGSTAKDPLIVYRDGNDFIVKSSTKVISEVEVYDTSGRLLLKVKPDHKEIRIEASNLVNGIYVLKIKRDGSVVTKKIMR; translated from the coding sequence GTGGGAATAGGAGGGTATGCTGAATTTTATTCCGATTCCTGTGGAGGAACTTTTTTAGGGAAAATAAGCAGTTTACCAGGAAATATAACCGTCAATAAGCTATCGGCGACAACAACTTATTTTGTGAAATATAAAAATATTTGTGGAGAGACCGAATGTTTGTCTACGCTAACAACAAATACAGTTTCAATTGGTGCATCTGCAAGTGCTAGACCACTTTGTTTCAATGTCGCTGCTCAAAATGCATCTATTGAATATTCAGGAACTGAAGGTTCACCTACGAAATACAGTATTACTTGGGGTGATGCTGCTATTGCAGCAGGACTGAAAAATCAAGTTGATACTGTTTTTCCTTTTACAGCTACTGCAGGAACATTAAATACAATTGCTGTTCCAGCAGGGATCGCAACGGGAACCTATACGGGATCGATTACGGTTAAAAATGCTGACGGATTTGTGAGTTTTACGAATGCCTTTACGGTTACTGTAAATGCAGTGCCCGCAGTGACCTTCACTTCTCAGCCTGCGGCCTTCGTTTGTGCTAATATCGATGTGACCTATTCGACTCAGGAAAGCAGATCTAATTATATTTGGTCCGTATCTGGAGTTTTAGGAACAGATTATACAATTACTGCAGGAGGCACAGGCAATAATAGTAATACATTAACGTTGAAATGGATTACTGATGGAAGTAAAACGGTTACCGTTAATTACAAGAATGACTCTGGATGTTCGGCTGTTTCCGCTGCTTCGGCAACAACAGCAGTAAATCCTTTTTCTGCAGGAACCGTTGCGGGTCCTCAAACAATTTGTTATGGGACTTCACCTGCAGCTCTAACTTTAAGTGGACATACGGGAGGTGTTAAAAACTGGCAGAAAGCCACAACTGCAGACTTTACCACAGGTGTTGAAGATATTGTTTCTATCGCAACGACTTTACCAAGTGTCACCATAGGAAATCTTACCGTTAATACTTATTTCAGAGCATTGGTTCAAGGGGTATGTACAGATAATTATTCTAAACCCGTTTTAATTACAGTAAATCCTCTTGCCGTGGGTGGGATCGTTAGTTTGGCACAGACCATTTGTTCCGGAACGATACCATCAGATTTAATATTAAGCGGACAAACAGGCACCGTCATAAGCTGGCAGAAAGCTGAGGATATAGAATTTACGAAAGGGGTTGCCACTATTAATAATAAATCTAATATTCTACCAGGTACAGGGATGGGAAAGATTACTGCAGACACCTATTTCAGAGCGGTTGTTCAAAGTGGGGCTTGTTCAGCAGTCAATTCTGAACCGGTTTTAATTAAAGTGTACGATGTGGTAAGAAATAATTATTTATCCTATGCTCATGGTACTTCAGGACTGGTAAGTGCTACGACTGCAGAAGATGCTAAAACCGTTTTAACAGCACCTGTGGGAACTTATTTTGCCACAGTGAACTTTGCAAGTTATGGAAGTCCGACAGGAATCAGTCCTAATTTTGTTATTAGCAATGCTTGTCACGCAGCGACCAGTCAATCAAAATCTGAAGAATACCTCTTGGGCAAAACGGGTACAGTAACTATTCCGAATGCTACAAATGCTTTTTTTGGAATAGATCCATGCAGTGGTACACTAAAACATTTTAATGTTGTGGCATCTTATGCACAGCCTGTCTGTAAAGGAGAAAAGGTTACCATTACTGGAACGGTACCTACAGGAGGAACAGGTACTTATACTTATCAATGGGAAAGCAGTACAGTGAGTGCAACTGCTGGTTTTGTGCCTCTAGCAGGAGCAAACGGCATAGATTATACCTCATCAGAACTTACTCAAACGACCTGGTTCAGGAGGGTGGTGACTTCTTGTGCTTTAAGTACCTCAAGCATTGTAATGGTTCGGGTGAATCCTGACCTTAATCCAGGAGCGATAGCTAATACGGGCCAAACCATCTGTTCTGGCAACACTCCAAATATGATTATAAGTTCGGTTGAAGCTGGTGGAGGTGATGGAACAATCATTTATTCGTGGCGCTCGTCTGTAGATAATTATGGTGAAGATATTCTTGGTGCAACAGGCGCAACATATACACCGCTATCAAACTTAAAGGTGACAACAAGTTACCGTCGCTATGCAAAAGATGGTACTTGTAATACGACCCCAACGGTATCAGCTAATACATGGACTGTTACGGTAAATCCTGTTTCGATAGGTGGAGTCGTTAGTGATGCGCAAACTATTTGTTCAGGAACTGCACCTGTAGATATTACTTTAAGCGGACAAATTGGGGAGGTCACCAAATGGCAAAAAGCAACAAATATCGACTTTACAACGGGTGTGATAGATATCACCTCTACGGAAACAACCTTAACAGGTAATACCATTGGAAATCTTACCGCAAATACTTATTTCAGAGCGGTAGTCCAAAGTGGTGCTTGTTCAGTATCTAATTCTACACCAGTTTTAATTACTGTTAATCCAAATTTACCAGCAAGTGTAAGTATCGCCGCAAATACCGCGACTACCATTTGTTTAGGAACTTCTGTAACGTTTACCGCGACTCATACAAACGGTGGATTAGCACCAACCTATCAATGGAAAGTGAACGGGGCGGATGTGCCAGGAGCTACCTCTTCTACTTACACCACAACAACATTAGCAGATGGCGCGAAAGTAACAGTGGTAATGACTTCTAATGCGAGTCCATGTTCAACAGGTTCTCCAGCTACCTCAAATGTTATTACGATGACTGTTGGAAGTACTTCTAAGTATAGTAGTGTTACAGGATGGGATCATTTTCCAAATGCTAATGGTCTCGATGCGGTAGAAATCGCCAGTAATTATAGTACAGATTTAGGTAGTTTCTCAGCGTGTAGTTGTACGGTTAATTCAGGGGCAACACTTACTGTTTCTAAAGATACTTTTGTTAAAGTGCAAAATCACATCATCAATAACGGAAGTATCCTTGTTCAAAGCGATGGTAATCTTATTCAGGTTAATGATAATGGAACCTATACTGGTGCACCGACAGCATTCACTGTAGAAAGAATTTCAAATATGAAACGTCTGGATTATACCTATTGGGGAAGTCCGGTGAAGGGGCAGATATTTCAAAAGTTTTCACCCTCTACGGTTTCTACAAGATTCTTAGAGTATCATGAGAACGATGATATCTTTTATCCTGTAACTTGGACAAAAGAATTTGAGATTGCCAAAGGCTATGCAATTAGAGCTCCTAATAATTTTACTGATGCACGTAAAGATTTTATAGGACCCTTTATTGGTGCTCCAAATAACGGAGTGCAGAATTTCTCACTGGCTTCGAGTCATACTGATGGTGGTTATAATTTAGTCGGAAACCCTTATGCTTCTAATATTGATTTTGAAAAACTTTTAAGTGTAAAGGATAGTGAAGGTAACAGTAATAGTTTTAAGATCTACGGCACTGCCTATTTTTGGACCAATATAGTTCGACCTCCGGAAGTGCAGGTAGGTTCCGATTATGATGGTTATAATTATGCCACCTATAATGGGACAGGAGGTGTTGAGGGTGCATCATCAGTAGGTGGTGAATCAATTGAGCCTACGCAATTTATAAAAGTAGGTCAGGGCTTTATTATTAAAGCAAAATCAACAGCTAATGCTCAACTATTGGTATTTAATAATTCAATAAGAAGTGATAGTAATGACAGTAACTTCTTCAGCAAAGGAAATGCGTCAGCTAAAGACCGTTATTGGCTTAAGTTAACTACACCTGCTTTGAATGTGAATACCATATTAATAGGGTACGTGCCCCATGCAACCAATAGTTTTGAGTTAGATTACGATGCGCCTTTAATGACCATAGGATCAGATTCATTTTACAGTATTTTAGATCAGAATAGGTTAGGGATTCAGGGAAGACAGTATCCCCTCAATACCTTAGATGTAGTACAACTGGGAAGTAATCAGTATGAATCTGGTAACTACACCATCAGTCTGGATAAAAGAGAAGGTATTTTTGACAATGGACAAAACATTTATCTGAAAGACCACCAAACCGGGACCCTCACCAATATCTTGGAAGGAAGTTATACTTTTACAGCCAATGCAGGTTTAACCGATGGCCGATTTGAGATCGTCTATCAAAATGATCTGGTCTTAGCAACTGGAAGTACGGCCAAGGATCCTCTAATTGTTTACCGGGACGGAAATGATTTCATTGTGAAATCTTCCACCAAAGTAATTTCTGAAGTAGAAGTGTACGATACTTCCGGAAGATTGCTGCTCAAGGTGAAACCTGATCATAAAGAAATCCGAATCGAAGCAAGCAACTTGGTCAACGGAATCTATGTTTTGAAAATCAAACGGGATGGAAGTGTGGTTACCAAGAAAATCATGAGATAG
- a CDS encoding T9SS type A sorting domain-containing protein: MVKSPTKTISEVELYDASGRLLLKLKPNHKETRIDTSNFVNGTYVLKIKQDGNVVTKKIIR, translated from the coding sequence GTGGTGAAATCTCCCACCAAAACAATTTCTGAAGTAGAACTATATGACGCTTCCGGAAGACTACTGCTCAAGTTAAAACCAAATCATAAAGAAACCCGAATCGACACAAGCAACTTCGTCAACGGAACCTATGTTTTGAAAATTAAACAGGACGGAAATGTGGTTACCAAGAAGATCATTAGATAG
- a CDS encoding Ig-like domain-containing protein yields MKKILLVFLLMPLYFWSQTNTLVKWYGAILADKQTVTSTVIEDKITAEAKVSKISIAQSGNSNDPFYNLTGWPTPPTDGHTPAALDLTKYMQFTVTPQVGYKISNIKFNFKARAASSDGNQYMEVRSSTDGVSFTNVLQPSTHLPASSVYGTYSLSAPAVSSGQTLYIRIYVYNTYQAFQIKHDATGVDCATITGDVSLMTPKVPVANNDLAGMLQNDPNPDTIDILANDEYRYFGPLTSINVVQQPQHGTVTVNGVQNVKYAPTAGYTGYDSFTYTLTNATGPSAPAKVELQVIPYTGTHTALVNWNKSDFTATSSSTGTSGGKLTVVGGNLKLTTSGTNFHVAGRFPSVQDFDSSFDPSEYLTMSINDVNGNKIDYLQSFKMKYKSTGNGNITVRYSKSQDFSGVVNTLFDNQSITSDFLETTKDFPEGTVLYPGESLYLRIYIFDTYQNTFDIDFAAGGPTISGVSAVIAPAVCQTSAIASFDPVVCYNTAIPTVTIATINAIGIGSPVGLPAGVTATWLNNTVISISGIPTESGTFNYTIPVTNACGPFNATGTITVGAVATYNGASWVGNKAPNDNGIDAVIIAGNYSTASGSFSACSCTVNKDATLTIAPGTYALVTNNLINKGKVIVENDGDFVQVNNVENSDDNGVFEVRRNAHMKRLDYTYWSSPVENQNLKDFSPGTVLTRFLTYNEWDDLFTPIFAGTNPPTATTTFAPAKGYAVRAKNNQSSPGATDWVGKFTGKPNNGTIPYALEKSVSGNGFNLVGNPYPSNINLVGANGLFTLNTGLTDGNAYFWTNVNLYENQTESYNGNNYAIFNSAGSTPAQNSIIKPTGVVKVGQGFIVKAIEEGTLVFNNAMRDETNASIFFRESQPKDRFWLKVTAPSHDFNTMLIAYVPHATNGFDLNYDAPIMGMSSNAFYSILGNDKLGIHGRQHPLNPADVVPLGSNHYVAGDYVISLHEIEGVFANGQNIYLKDRETGMHTNLSEKAYRLQQMKDLLRIVLKSDTTRKLFLEHLLL; encoded by the coding sequence ATGAAAAAAATACTACTGGTTTTTCTACTGATGCCGCTTTATTTCTGGTCTCAAACCAATACGCTGGTGAAATGGTATGGAGCAATATTGGCTGATAAACAAACGGTCACGAGTACGGTGATAGAAGATAAAATTACAGCGGAAGCAAAAGTGTCTAAGATTTCGATTGCGCAGTCCGGAAATTCAAATGATCCCTTTTACAACTTGACTGGCTGGCCGACCCCTCCTACAGATGGTCACACACCTGCTGCTTTAGATCTAACAAAATATATGCAGTTTACGGTTACCCCCCAAGTAGGCTATAAAATATCAAATATTAAATTTAATTTTAAGGCACGGGCAGCCAGTAGTGACGGGAATCAATATATGGAGGTAAGATCTTCTACGGATGGTGTTAGTTTTACAAATGTTTTACAACCGTCTACGCATCTGCCTGCAAGCTCTGTTTACGGAACTTATAGTTTATCAGCACCTGCCGTTAGTTCCGGACAGACGCTCTATATTAGAATTTATGTTTATAATACCTATCAGGCTTTTCAAATTAAGCATGATGCAACGGGAGTCGATTGCGCTACTATTACAGGTGATGTGAGTTTAATGACTCCTAAAGTACCTGTTGCTAATAATGACTTAGCCGGAATGTTGCAAAATGATCCAAATCCTGATACGATTGATATTCTCGCAAATGATGAGTACCGTTATTTTGGTCCGCTGACTTCAATCAATGTGGTGCAGCAACCGCAACATGGTACCGTAACTGTAAATGGAGTGCAAAACGTTAAATATGCGCCAACTGCTGGTTATACGGGTTATGATAGTTTTACTTATACCCTCACCAATGCAACGGGCCCCTCTGCTCCAGCAAAGGTAGAGTTGCAGGTGATCCCATACACGGGTACTCACACCGCTTTGGTTAATTGGAATAAGAGTGATTTCACCGCCACGTCCAGCTCCACGGGTACGTCTGGAGGAAAGCTTACTGTAGTTGGCGGGAATCTAAAACTCACCACTTCGGGTACTAATTTTCATGTAGCGGGAAGGTTTCCTTCAGTTCAGGATTTCGATTCCTCTTTTGATCCCAGTGAATATCTGACAATGAGCATCAATGATGTCAATGGAAATAAAATTGATTATCTTCAATCATTTAAGATGAAGTACAAGAGTACCGGAAACGGAAATATAACCGTACGGTATTCTAAATCTCAGGACTTTTCAGGAGTAGTAAATACCTTATTTGATAATCAGTCAATTACAAGTGATTTTTTGGAGACAACAAAGGATTTCCCAGAAGGCACAGTATTGTATCCCGGAGAAAGTCTCTATCTGCGAATTTATATTTTTGATACGTACCAAAATACTTTTGATATTGATTTCGCTGCGGGAGGTCCCACCATTTCTGGAGTGTCAGCTGTAATAGCACCAGCGGTCTGTCAGACTTCAGCGATAGCTTCTTTTGATCCAGTCGTTTGTTATAATACGGCTATTCCAACGGTTACGATCGCAACAATTAATGCAATAGGTATTGGGTCACCTGTAGGTTTGCCAGCAGGAGTAACCGCAACGTGGTTAAACAATACTGTTATTTCTATCAGTGGAATTCCTACGGAGTCAGGAACCTTCAATTACACGATCCCGGTAACAAATGCCTGCGGACCATTTAACGCAACAGGAACAATAACAGTGGGTGCAGTTGCTACCTATAATGGTGCATCATGGGTGGGTAATAAAGCTCCAAATGATAACGGTATTGATGCAGTAATAATTGCAGGTAATTATAGTACAGCATCAGGTAGTTTCTCAGCCTGCAGTTGTACCGTAAATAAGGATGCTACTCTTACGATTGCACCGGGTACCTACGCATTAGTGACTAATAATTTAATCAATAAAGGAAAAGTGATTGTTGAAAATGATGGTGATTTTGTTCAGGTTAACAATGTCGAGAATTCAGATGACAACGGGGTCTTCGAGGTAAGAAGGAATGCCCATATGAAACGATTAGATTACACCTATTGGTCTTCTCCCGTAGAGAATCAAAATCTAAAAGACTTCTCACCAGGAACAGTTCTAACTAGATTTTTAACATATAATGAATGGGATGACCTTTTTACCCCAATATTTGCTGGAACAAATCCTCCAACTGCAACTACCACTTTTGCACCAGCGAAGGGATATGCAGTTCGTGCAAAAAATAACCAGAGTTCTCCAGGTGCTACCGATTGGGTAGGTAAGTTTACAGGAAAACCAAATAATGGTACCATTCCTTATGCCTTGGAGAAATCGGTGTCAGGAAATGGTTTTAATCTCGTGGGAAATCCATATCCATCCAATATTAATTTAGTCGGCGCTAATGGATTATTTACATTGAATACCGGATTAACAGATGGAAACGCTTATTTCTGGACCAATGTAAATCTGTATGAAAATCAGACTGAATCTTATAATGGTAATAATTATGCTATTTTTAATTCAGCAGGTTCAACCCCTGCTCAGAATAGCATTATAAAACCGACAGGGGTTGTAAAAGTTGGGCAAGGGTTTATCGTTAAAGCGATTGAAGAGGGTACTTTAGTATTTAATAATGCGATGAGAGATGAAACAAATGCAAGTATCTTCTTTAGAGAATCGCAACCAAAAGATCGATTCTGGTTGAAGGTAACTGCGCCAAGTCATGATTTTAATACCATGCTTATTGCTTATGTACCGCATGCAACCAATGGATTTGATTTGAATTATGATGCTCCTATAATGGGGATGAGTTCAAATGCTTTTTACTCGATACTGGGTAATGATAAATTAGGTATCCACGGCAGACAACATCCTCTTAATCCTGCTGATGTTGTTCCACTGGGAAGCAATCATTATGTTGCTGGTGACTATGTAATTTCACTTCATGAAATAGAAGGAGTTTTTGCCAATGGCCAAAATATTTATCTCAAAGACAGGGAAACAGGAATGCATACGAACCTATCCGAAAAGGCGTATCGTTTACAGCAAATGAAGGACTTACTGAGAATCGTTTTGAAATCAGATACCACCCGGAAACTGTTCTTGGAACATCTGCTTCTTTAA